DNA sequence from the Candidatus Polarisedimenticolia bacterium genome:
GCCGAACTTCATGAAGGTGGCGCCGCTCATGCGGGCGCTGGCCGGGAGCACGCTCTTCCAGGTGCGGCTGGTCCACACCGGCCAGCACTACGACGAGAAACTCTCGCGGATCTTCTTCGACGAGCTCGGCATTCCCCGTCCCGACATCGAGCTCGCGGTGGGCTCCGGTACCCACGCGGCGCAGACCGCAGAGGTCATGAAGAGGTTCGAGCCCGTCCTCGAAGCCGAGCAGCCGCAGGCGATCGTGGTGGTCGGAGACGTCAATTCGACGGTGGCCTGCGCCCTGGCGGCGGCCAAGTTCGAGCTCAGTGTCGAGAAGCGGTTCCGCTGGACGTTCGGCTGGCGCCGGCGGCCGGTCACGATCCATGTCGAGGCGGGGTTGCGGAGTCACGACGACGACATGCCCGAGGAGATCAACCGCCGGCTCACGGATGCCATGTCCGATCTCCTCTTCGTGTCCGATCCCGCCGGCCTGGACAACCTGCGCAAGGAAGGCATCCCCGACGAGAGGGTATTCTTCGTCGGGAACGTCATGATCGATACGCTCGTCGCGGCGAAGGAGCACGCCATGCGTTCCCGCGTGCTGGAGGAGCTCGGGCTGCGAGAAAGGCACTTCGGCGTCGTCACCCTGCATCGTCCCAGCAACGTGGATGACCCGGACACATTCCAGGCCCTGCTCGGGGTCCTGGACCGGCTGGCCACGCCGGCTTGCCCGCTGGTCTTTCCGGTGCACCCGCGCACCCTGGCCCGGCTCGAGACCATGGCCATCGACTTCGACCATGCTCGCTGGAGGATGACTGGCCCGCTTGGCTATCTCGATTTCCTCAAGTTGCAGGCCCTGGCCCGGATCGTCTTCACGGATTCCGGGGGCGTCCAGGAGGAGACCACCATCCTCGGAGTGCCTTGCATCACCCTGCGCGATAACACCGAACGGCCGGTGACGGTGACGGCGGGGACGAACGTGCTGGCGGGTACCGAAGAAAGGCGCATTGTCGCGGCCTTCGCCAAAGCCATCAGCTCCCCCGGCAACGGCCGCGTCCCCCGGTACTGGGACGGCCAGGCGGCGCGGCGTATCGAAGAAGTGCTGAGCACGGCCTTCGGCGGCCCGCGAAGCAGCGCGAGCGAGCCGGTGTCGGCTCTCCCGCGGCTCTCCGAAAGCATCATGCGCTAGCTCCCATCCTCGGCCGGATCGGCTGCGTCCGCCCTCGGGCCAGGGCCCGCCGCGTGCCTGGACGGTCAGTGAATCCCGAGGGCAGGTTCAGCGGGACATCGAGCGTCGTCTACGCGTTTCCATCATCGTCCTTGCCTTTCCGTTTCCCAACTTTCCCAAGACTGCTGACGATCAGTGCGGACTGGAATGGTGATCCGAGACCGCAAGGTGCTCTTCGTCAGAGAGGCACATGTGGGTCAAAGGAGGCCCGAGATGCTTACCAAGATCAGTCACTCAAGGAAACGGTCGCTGCTTTTCCCGGCGACCCTGTTCTTCGCCTCCGCCTTTCCAACTCTCGCGCTGGCGGATACGGTCTCATTCACCCCGGCGGGAGACTATCGCGTCGGGGACCATCCTCAATGCGTGGCCCTGGGCGATTTCAACCGCGACGGTCTGAGGGATCTGGCCGTATCCAACGCCATTTCCAACACTGTTTCCGTGCTCCTGGGCAACGGCGATGGGACCTTCCAGGCGCCCCGGACGTTCGGGACAGGCGGGGGGCCCCAATCGGTGGCCGTGGCCGACTTCAATGAGGACGGACTTCAGGATCTGGTGACGACGGACTTCCAAGCGAACACCATATCCCTGCTGCTGGGAAACGGGGATGGGACCTTCACGGCTCCCGCCACCTTTCCCGCGGGCGGCAGCAATCCCAACTTCGCAGTGGTAACTGACTTCAACGGCGATGGGCTGCAAGATCTGGCCGTGGCCACCTGGGGCGGAACCTCTTCGACGACGGTCTCGGTGCTCCTGGGCAACGGCAATGGGACCTTCCAGTCCGCACGGACCCTCGATGTCCAACGCGGTCCTTTGTGGGTCGCCGCGGGCGACTTCAACCACGATGGGCGGCAGGACCTGGTCGCGGCCAACTTCAATGCCGACAGCGTCTCGGTGCTCCTGGGCAACGGCGATGGGACCTTCCAGGCCGCTCGGAACTTTCCTGCCGTCGGCGCGGCCTCCATCGAGGTAGGAGATTTCAATCGCGATGGACAGCAAGACCTGGCGGTAGCCGACTACTTCAACGCCAAGCTGTGGGTCCTGCCGGGCAACGGTGATGGAACCTTCCGGCCGGCCGTGATCTTCAATGTGGGTAATGGTCCCGTAGACGTCACCCTTGGCGACTTCAACCGCGACGACAAGGAAGACCTGGCGGTGCCCAACTGGGACGGCAACGCCGGCCGCACCGTCTCGGTGCTGCTGGGCAATGGGGACGGCACCTTCCAGGCGGCACAGAACTTCGTCGCCGGCGCCGGTGTCGTCGCCGTGGCCGTGGACGACTTCAACCGCGACGGGACCCAGGACATGGCGGTGGCCAACTACAATTGGGGCACCCTGTCCGTGCTGTTGAACAGCACCGTCAGCAGCACGCGGCACACCCTCACCGCCAACAAGGCGGGGACGGGTGGTGGCACCGTGACCTCCAGTCCGGCCGGGATCGACTGCGGAGCCACCTGCTCGGCCTCCTACGACAGCGGCACAGTCGTGACTCTCACCGCCAGCGCGGCCAGCGGGTCCGCTTTCGCCGGCTGGAGCGGTGGGGGCTGCTCGGGCACCGGAACTTGCGCGGTGACGATGAACGCGGCCACCACGGTGACCGCGACATTCAACCGCCAGACGTTCACCCTGGACGTCAACAAGGCGGGAGCGGGCACGGGTACGGTCACCTCCAGCCCGGCGGGGATCGACTGCGGAGCGGCCTGCTCGGCCTCCTACCACAGCGGCACGGTGGTGACGCTCACCGCGAGCGCGGCCAGCGGATCGACCTTCGGCGGCTGGAGCGGCGGCGGCTGCTCGGGCACCGGAAGCTGCGTGGTAGCCATGGACGCGGCCACCACCGTCACCGCCACCTTCAACCGCCAGACGTTCACCCTGGGTGTCAACAAGACGGGGACGGGCACGGGTACGGTCTCGTCCAGCCCCGCGGGGATCGACTGCGGAGCGGCCTGCTCGGCCTCCTACGACAGCGGCACGGTGGTGACTCTGACCGCCAGCGCGGCCAGCGGGTCCACCTTCAACGGCTGGAGTGGTGGCGGCTGCTCGGGCACCGGAACCTGCACGGTGACGATGAACGCGGCCACCACGGTGACCGCCACCTTCGACCGCCAGACGTTCCCCCTCACGGTCAACAAGCCCGGATCTGGCACGGGCACGGTCTCCTCCAGCCCCGCCGGGATCAACTGCGGACCCACCTGCTCGGCCTCCTACGACAGCGGCACGATCGTGACTCTCACCGCCAGCGTGGCCAGCGGGTCCATTTTCGACGGCTGGAGCGGCGGCGGTTGCTCGGGCACCGGAAACTGCGTGGTCGCCGTGAACGCAGCCACCACCGTCACCGCGACGTTCACCCAGACGTTCACGCTGACCGTCACCAAGGAGAGCGTCCTCGGTGTCGCCAACGGTACCGTGACCTCCGTCCCCGCCGGCATCGACTGCGGGTCCAGCTGCGCGGCGACCTACAACAGCGGCACCAGCGTGACCCTCACCGCCACGCCGGATGGCCTGTCCGCTTTCGCGGGCTGGAGCGGCGGCGGCTGCTCGGGCACCGGAACCTGCACCGTGCCCATGGGCGCGAATACCACCGTCACCGCCACGTTCAAGGTACTCGGCGTCCTATGATGGAGTCCCGGTGACCCCGAGGGTGTGGCCGGCAATCGGCTCGCTCCTTGTGGGTTCAACGGGCGCGTGTTCCGATCGGCACGTGCACCGTGAGCGTGGATGCCCGGGTCAGGCTACCTTCCCTGGCATCCCGCTCCCGGCCTCGCCCCGACGCCAGCTCGCGAATCGTCGCGATTCAAGACCGTCAATGATGCGAATTCACGGCGTGGGCGAGGTACGAACATGAGGTCCTTTCGCTGATGTGTGGGATCGCTGGCCTGGTCGGGGTCCATGGCGCGCGCGCCAAGGGTGTCGTCCAGACCATGGTGCGCGCGCTCGCCCGCCGTGGCCCCGACGGCGAGGGAACCGAGGTCTGGAGAGAGGCCGTGCTGGGCCACCGCCGTCTCGCGATCTTCGATCTCAGCCCGGCCGGCCACCAGCCCATGGTCTCGCCGGACGGCAAGGTGGGCGTGGTCTTCAACGGCGCGATCTACAATTTCCGGGAGTTGCGGGCGGATCTCGAGCACCGGGGTCATCCGTTTCGCAGCAATACGGACACGGAAGTCCTCGTCCATGGATACCGGGAGTGGGGCATCGAGCGGCTGGTGGCCCGGCTCGAGGGAATGTTCGCCTTCGGCCTCTGGGACGAAGCCACCGGTCGGCTCTTCCTCGTACGCGATCGGCTGGGAGTCAAGCCGCTGGCGTACGCCGTCCGCAACGGACAGCTCGCCTTCGCCTCGACCGTCCGCGCCCTGCGCGAGGGCGGCTTCGCGGGCGAAGTCGAGGGGCAGGCGGTCACGGAGTTCCTCGAATTCGGTTTCGTGACCGATGATCGCTCCATCTACCGGGGCGTCTTCAAGGTTCCGGCCGCGTCCATAGTCGAGTGGTCGGCCGGACGACTGCACACGCGTTCCTATTGGGACGTCCCCTCTCCGGGCGCGTCCGACACGCTCTCGCTCGATGACGCGG
Encoded proteins:
- a CDS encoding FG-GAP-like repeat-containing protein: MLTKISHSRKRSLLFPATLFFASAFPTLALADTVSFTPAGDYRVGDHPQCVALGDFNRDGLRDLAVSNAISNTVSVLLGNGDGTFQAPRTFGTGGGPQSVAVADFNEDGLQDLVTTDFQANTISLLLGNGDGTFTAPATFPAGGSNPNFAVVTDFNGDGLQDLAVATWGGTSSTTVSVLLGNGNGTFQSARTLDVQRGPLWVAAGDFNHDGRQDLVAANFNADSVSVLLGNGDGTFQAARNFPAVGAASIEVGDFNRDGQQDLAVADYFNAKLWVLPGNGDGTFRPAVIFNVGNGPVDVTLGDFNRDDKEDLAVPNWDGNAGRTVSVLLGNGDGTFQAAQNFVAGAGVVAVAVDDFNRDGTQDMAVANYNWGTLSVLLNSTVSSTRHTLTANKAGTGGGTVTSSPAGIDCGATCSASYDSGTVVTLTASAASGSAFAGWSGGGCSGTGTCAVTMNAATTVTATFNRQTFTLDVNKAGAGTGTVTSSPAGIDCGAACSASYHSGTVVTLTASAASGSTFGGWSGGGCSGTGSCVVAMDAATTVTATFNRQTFTLGVNKTGTGTGTVSSSPAGIDCGAACSASYDSGTVVTLTASAASGSTFNGWSGGGCSGTGTCTVTMNAATTVTATFDRQTFPLTVNKPGSGTGTVSSSPAGINCGPTCSASYDSGTIVTLTASVASGSIFDGWSGGGCSGTGNCVVAVNAATTVTATFTQTFTLTVTKESVLGVANGTVTSVPAGIDCGSSCAATYNSGTSVTLTATPDGLSAFAGWSGGGCSGTGTCTVPMGANTTVTATFKVLGVL
- the wecB gene encoding UDP-N-acetylglucosamine 2-epimerase (non-hydrolyzing), producing MAVKILCVAGARPNFMKVAPLMRALAGSTLFQVRLVHTGQHYDEKLSRIFFDELGIPRPDIELAVGSGTHAAQTAEVMKRFEPVLEAEQPQAIVVVGDVNSTVACALAAAKFELSVEKRFRWTFGWRRRPVTIHVEAGLRSHDDDMPEEINRRLTDAMSDLLFVSDPAGLDNLRKEGIPDERVFFVGNVMIDTLVAAKEHAMRSRVLEELGLRERHFGVVTLHRPSNVDDPDTFQALLGVLDRLATPACPLVFPVHPRTLARLETMAIDFDHARWRMTGPLGYLDFLKLQALARIVFTDSGGVQEETTILGVPCITLRDNTERPVTVTAGTNVLAGTEERRIVAAFAKAISSPGNGRVPRYWDGQAARRIEEVLSTAFGGPRSSASEPVSALPRLSESIMR